In Anseongella ginsenosidimutans, one genomic interval encodes:
- a CDS encoding TetR/AcrR family transcriptional regulator, with product MDMAKGADKQEGKTSTEEKISTEEKIKEAARKVFTRKGYAGTRTRDIAEEAGINLALLNYYFRSKEKLFHQVMAEKMRELFGILIPFMNDSATKLETKLELIAESYINTINGNPDLPLFVLSEIRNNPGTFIKGFEVKRILDSTFIEQLKKKRPDLHPLHFIMNLLGLIVFPFVARPVFREALVLEEEAFGKLMEERKKLIPRWIKTMLETS from the coding sequence ATGGATATGGCAAAAGGCGCAGATAAACAAGAAGGCAAAACTTCCACGGAAGAAAAAATTTCCACCGAGGAAAAAATAAAAGAAGCGGCCAGGAAGGTCTTTACCCGAAAAGGATATGCCGGCACCCGGACCCGGGATATTGCGGAAGAGGCCGGCATAAACCTTGCCCTGCTGAACTATTATTTCCGTAGCAAGGAAAAACTCTTCCACCAGGTGATGGCTGAAAAGATGCGTGAATTGTTCGGCATACTCATCCCTTTTATGAACGATTCTGCCACTAAACTGGAAACTAAACTTGAACTGATCGCCGAAAGTTACATCAATACTATTAACGGCAACCCGGACCTCCCGCTCTTTGTATTAAGCGAGATCAGGAATAACCCAGGCACTTTTATCAAGGGCTTCGAGGTAAAAAGAATCCTGGATTCTACTTTTATTGAACAATTGAAGAAAAAAAGGCCGGACCTGCATCCCCTGCATTTCATTATGAATCTGCTGGGGCTCATTGTTTTTCCTTTTGTGGCGCGCCCGGTTTTCAGGGAAGCCCTGGTCCTCGAAGAGGAAGCTTTCGGGAAACTGATGGAAGAAAGAAAGAAGCTGATTCCCCGCTGGATAAAAACAATGCTGGAAACCAGCTGA
- a CDS encoding M56/M15 family metallopeptidase — protein MIAFIVKSSISLGVLYACYDLFFARDKRFMFNRFFLLAAMAFSLVVPFMALPAFFQPDYFDDSHSQFIEGGIQVMRTVAKTSNGELNATSVPGSLFLFVLLFIYATGVLVMAFRYLKNVLAIQRLIGRSEKYIDSGVHLALVNQPVSPFCFGRYVIVNKEAYTNGQVDEDIILHEKIHVSHGHTLDNLFIECLLIFYWFNPLLWCYRKALHANHEYCADHIASRRSGVDSYCYKLIDLSSRRQCNPLPGSGFNFILIKKRIIMMNRTKSPVFSFGRKLALTVFALLTTLVVVSFKAVPSMSVPDPGSNVFTVVIDPGHGGSDAGAHNVGKDLLEKDLVMEIANAIEAVDKDPAIKFIYTRQDDQAPSLEERIQVAKDHQADLFLSLHVNSHNNSEAKGLEVYYSEKNTESHLSENYSSLFASDLKLSQMPATIRKANFMVLRKNVCPAVMLHLGFISNDQDAAFLSSEKNQRKLAEDIVATVTKISKL, from the coding sequence ATGATCGCTTTCATCGTTAAATCAAGTATCAGCCTGGGGGTTTTGTACGCTTGCTATGATCTTTTCTTCGCCAGGGATAAACGCTTTATGTTTAACCGGTTTTTCCTGCTGGCGGCGATGGCCTTTTCACTGGTGGTTCCATTCATGGCGCTGCCGGCCTTCTTTCAACCCGATTATTTTGACGACAGCCACAGTCAGTTTATAGAAGGCGGTATACAGGTGATGAGAACGGTTGCGAAGACGTCGAATGGAGAACTTAATGCGACAAGCGTACCGGGTTCACTTTTTCTATTCGTTCTCCTTTTCATCTATGCTACCGGTGTACTGGTAATGGCTTTTCGTTACCTGAAAAATGTGCTGGCCATTCAAAGGCTGATTGGCCGCTCAGAAAAATATATTGACAGCGGAGTCCATCTTGCACTTGTGAACCAGCCGGTGAGTCCCTTTTGTTTCGGGCGGTATGTTATTGTCAACAAAGAAGCATACACGAATGGACAAGTTGACGAGGATATTATCCTGCATGAAAAAATTCATGTAAGCCACGGCCATACCCTGGACAATTTATTTATCGAGTGCTTGCTTATATTTTACTGGTTTAACCCGTTGCTTTGGTGTTACCGGAAGGCTTTGCACGCCAACCATGAGTATTGTGCAGATCACATCGCCAGCCGCCGGTCCGGCGTTGATTCCTACTGTTATAAACTGATCGATCTTAGTTCCCGGCGGCAGTGCAATCCGCTGCCCGGGAGCGGTTTTAATTTTATATTAATAAAAAAAAGAATCATCATGATGAATCGTACAAAATCCCCGGTTTTCAGTTTCGGTCGCAAGCTGGCGCTTACAGTTTTCGCCTTATTGACCACGCTGGTAGTTGTTTCGTTTAAGGCCGTTCCGTCTATGAGCGTCCCTGATCCTGGCAGTAACGTTTTTACCGTGGTAATAGACCCCGGGCACGGCGGCAGTGACGCCGGCGCACATAATGTTGGAAAGGACCTCCTGGAAAAGGACCTGGTAATGGAGATCGCCAACGCCATTGAGGCCGTAGATAAGGATCCCGCCATTAAATTTATCTACACGCGGCAGGACGACCAGGCACCTAGTTTGGAAGAGCGTATTCAGGTGGCAAAAGATCACCAGGCAGACCTGTTCCTTTCGCTGCATGTCAATTCCCACAATAATTCCGAAGCAAAGGGGCTGGAGGTTTATTACTCGGAAAAAAATACGGAAAGCCATTTGTCCGAAAACTATTCCAGCCTGTTCGCCTCAGATCTAAAGCTATCGCAAATGCCTGCGACTATACGGAAAGCAAATTTTATGGTACTGCGGAAAAATGTATGCCCCGCGGTGATGCTGCACCTGGGATTCATCTCTAATGACCAGGACGCGGCCTTTCTGTCATCAGAGAAAAATCAACGGAAGCTGGCAGAGGACATTGTGGCGACTGTGACGAAGATCAGCAAGCTCTAG
- a CDS encoding GNAT family N-acetyltransferase, which produces MMRKASYRDKTRVADILTRAFDANESVNYVIPRDSRRKQRIRALMNYSFDVCFAFGDVFLSHDGNACALVMYPDKKKTTLRSVFLDARLVCSGTGIRNIKKVLRRESLIKKTQPREPMYYLWFIGVEPGRQHRGAGSRLLRELIDHSEEMRRAMFLETSTRRNLPWYEQFGLKVYAELDLGYTLYFLRRQKASAATNTGRG; this is translated from the coding sequence ATGATGAGAAAAGCAAGCTACCGGGACAAAACCAGGGTTGCGGATATTTTAACCCGCGCCTTCGACGCTAACGAAAGCGTTAATTATGTGATTCCCCGGGATTCCAGGCGAAAGCAACGTATCCGGGCTTTGATGAACTATTCTTTTGATGTATGCTTCGCGTTTGGAGACGTATTTTTATCCCATGACGGGAATGCCTGCGCTTTGGTCATGTACCCCGATAAAAAGAAAACGACCCTGCGATCCGTTTTCCTCGACGCCAGGTTGGTCTGTTCGGGTACGGGTATACGGAATATTAAAAAAGTCCTCCGGCGGGAATCCCTCATCAAAAAAACGCAGCCCCGGGAACCTATGTACTACCTGTGGTTTATTGGAGTCGAGCCCGGCCGGCAGCACAGGGGCGCGGGCAGTCGTTTACTCCGGGAATTGATCGATCATAGCGAGGAGATGCGGCGCGCCATGTTCCTGGAAACTTCCACACGCAGGAACCTGCCATGGTACGAACAGTTCGGCCTGAAGGTGTATGCCGAACTGGATCTTGGTTATACGCTGTATTTTCTTAGGCGGCAAAAGGCATCCGCTGCAACGAATACAGGACGTGGATAA
- a CDS encoding ATP-binding protein produces MLDASRNYYNTYIERDVRGLLNIKDLTKFQTFIRLCAGRTATELTASALSNEVGVSVPTINEWLSVLEASYILFRLPPFYRNVGKRLIKTPKLYFCDTGLVCFLLGIENEQQLAAHPLRGPIFENLVVLEFLKSRFNQGKLSNLFYYRDQSQREVDIVQEHADKLYAYEIKSAKAFHREFLKNLVYLKKLLGSNLVSTQVIYDGETDIDSPEYGMMNFRNAVHVS; encoded by the coding sequence GTGCTGGATGCAAGCCGGAATTACTACAATACCTACATTGAGCGGGATGTCCGTGGGCTGCTGAACATAAAAGATTTGACAAAATTCCAAACCTTCATCCGTCTCTGCGCGGGCCGGACGGCCACAGAGCTTACAGCGTCGGCGCTCTCAAATGAAGTAGGGGTTTCCGTGCCTACTATCAACGAATGGTTAAGCGTATTGGAGGCATCCTACATACTGTTTCGCTTGCCCCCGTTCTACCGAAATGTGGGCAAGCGGTTGATTAAAACGCCTAAACTTTATTTCTGTGATACGGGATTGGTGTGTTTTCTATTAGGCATAGAAAATGAGCAGCAATTGGCTGCGCATCCTCTGCGTGGACCTATTTTTGAAAATCTGGTGGTACTGGAGTTCTTAAAAAGTCGCTTTAACCAGGGAAAATTATCTAACCTGTTCTATTATCGAGACCAGTCGCAGCGGGAAGTGGACATTGTGCAGGAACACGCCGACAAGTTATATGCGTATGAAATAAAATCTGCCAAGGCATTTCACCGGGAGTTTTTAAAAAACCTGGTGTATTTGAAGAAGTTGCTGGGCAGCAACCTGGTTTCTACTCAGGTGATTTATGATGGCGAAACGGATATAGATAGTCCCGAATACGGTATGATGAATTTCAGAAATGCGGTCCACGTCAGTTAA
- a CDS encoding ABC transporter ATP-binding protein translates to MGKCFGTNPAKKLTAYPLKYMNMAAVTIENLSKSYDQGRILAVDNVSFEVNQGELFGLIGPDGAGKTSIFRILTTVLLADKGNAAVAGFDVVKDFQAIRNRVGYMPGRFSLYQDLTVKENLEFFATVFGTRVEANYDLIKDIYDQIKLFSGRRAGKLSGGMKQKLALCCALIHKPEVLLLDEPTTGVDVVSRKELWDMLGRLKQQGITILVSTPYMDEARLCERIALIQKGRIMSVNTPENITGAFPSPLYAVKSAAIYQLLNDLREREEVTSCYAFGEYLHVTLKGPTSGARVAAGAPGLARWLNTKRPEVNNY, encoded by the coding sequence ATGGGGAAGTGCTTTGGGACGAATCCCGCTAAGAAGCTAACGGCTTACCCGCTAAAGTATATGAACATGGCAGCTGTTACGATTGAAAACCTGAGTAAAAGCTATGACCAGGGCCGGATCCTGGCGGTAGACAATGTATCCTTCGAAGTAAACCAGGGAGAGTTATTCGGCCTGATAGGCCCGGACGGGGCGGGAAAAACCTCTATCTTCCGTATCCTGACCACTGTATTGCTGGCCGATAAGGGAAATGCGGCGGTAGCAGGCTTCGATGTGGTGAAAGACTTTCAGGCTATTCGCAACCGCGTTGGTTATATGCCGGGCAGGTTCTCCCTCTACCAGGACCTGACGGTTAAAGAAAACCTGGAATTTTTTGCGACAGTATTCGGGACAAGAGTAGAAGCCAATTATGACCTGATAAAAGACATTTACGACCAGATCAAGCTTTTCAGCGGCCGCCGTGCGGGAAAGCTATCAGGCGGCATGAAGCAGAAGCTTGCCCTTTGCTGCGCATTGATCCATAAACCGGAAGTACTGCTGCTGGATGAGCCCACTACAGGAGTGGACGTGGTTTCACGCAAAGAACTCTGGGATATGCTGGGACGGCTGAAACAACAGGGGATCACCATCCTGGTATCCACCCCCTACATGGATGAAGCCAGGCTTTGCGAGCGCATTGCCCTGATCCAGAAGGGCAGGATCATGTCGGTTAATACGCCGGAAAATATTACAGGCGCATTCCCCTCCCCGCTGTACGCGGTTAAATCGGCCGCCATTTATCAATTGCTGAACGATCTCCGGGAAAGGGAGGAAGTGACCAGCTGCTACGCCTTTGGCGAATACCTGCATGTAACGCTGAAGGGACCTACGTCCGGCGCGCGCGTTGCGGCCGGGGCACCGGGACTGGCAAGGTGGCTGAACACGAAGAGGCCGGAGGTGAACAATTACTGA
- a CDS encoding arylsulfatase, protein MKFPSLAAALAIFLFTQCQIKQANRPNSGSSDSRPNIVLIMADDLGFSDLGCYGGEIQTPHLDSLAENGLRFSQFYNTSRCCPSRASLLTGLYNHQAGIGHMTTDEQREGYRGHLLKSSVTLAEVLKSAGYHTGMTGKWHVSNTVVQENPEKQLAWLNHQEFHPEFSPLEQYPVNRGFEKYYGNIWGVVDFFDPFSLVNGTQAVREVPDNYYHTDAINDTASAYIREFARDDRPFFLYIAHTAPHWPLHALPEDIEKYKDTYTAGWEAIREARYQRLIEEGILDSSAYPLPPRWKDELSWEENPDKAWDARAMAVHAAMIDRMDQGIGRIIDALKETGELENTLIVFLSDNGASPENCMRYGPGFDRPSQTRDGEKIVYPVDKEVLPGPQTSYASIGQRWANVANTPFRYWKMESFEGGVRTPMIAFWPEGIKAEKGSVTRQTGHVMDFMATFIDIAGAAYPETYNGQQITPLQGKSLKPVFEGRQREGHPYLFNEHEGGRYVRSSEWKLVAPDRKSPWELYRMSEDRTETNNLAEQYPEVVQRMDSLWQQWARANHVW, encoded by the coding sequence ATGAAATTTCCATCCCTGGCCGCCGCTCTGGCAATTTTTCTCTTTACACAATGTCAGATAAAACAGGCAAACCGGCCGAACTCCGGAAGCAGCGATTCCCGGCCCAATATCGTGCTGATCATGGCGGATGATCTCGGATTCTCTGACCTGGGCTGTTACGGAGGCGAAATACAGACCCCTCACCTGGATTCACTGGCGGAAAACGGGCTAAGGTTCAGTCAATTTTATAACACATCCAGGTGCTGTCCTTCGCGGGCATCCCTGCTTACCGGTTTGTATAATCATCAGGCGGGGATCGGTCATATGACCACGGACGAACAGCGGGAAGGCTATCGCGGCCACCTGCTGAAAAGCTCGGTTACGCTCGCGGAAGTATTGAAGTCGGCGGGTTATCATACGGGAATGACCGGTAAATGGCATGTATCCAATACAGTAGTGCAGGAAAACCCCGAAAAGCAGCTGGCCTGGCTCAATCACCAGGAATTTCACCCGGAATTCTCCCCGCTGGAGCAGTACCCGGTTAACCGTGGCTTCGAAAAATATTACGGCAATATCTGGGGCGTGGTGGATTTTTTTGATCCTTTCAGCCTGGTGAACGGAACACAGGCGGTAAGAGAAGTTCCCGATAACTATTATCACACGGATGCGATCAATGATACGGCTTCGGCCTATATCCGGGAATTCGCGCGGGATGACCGGCCGTTTTTCCTGTACATAGCCCATACGGCCCCGCACTGGCCACTGCACGCCTTGCCGGAAGATATCGAAAAATATAAAGACACCTATACAGCGGGCTGGGAGGCCATCCGGGAAGCGAGGTATCAACGGCTGATCGAAGAAGGCATACTGGATTCGTCCGCATATCCGCTGCCTCCGAGGTGGAAGGATGAGCTTAGCTGGGAAGAAAATCCCGATAAAGCCTGGGATGCCCGCGCTATGGCTGTCCATGCAGCCATGATCGACAGGATGGACCAGGGGATCGGCCGCATTATCGATGCCCTGAAAGAAACCGGCGAGCTGGAAAACACCCTCATTGTTTTCCTGAGTGATAACGGGGCCAGCCCGGAGAACTGCATGCGCTACGGCCCCGGCTTCGACCGGCCAAGCCAAACTCGTGACGGTGAAAAAATAGTTTATCCCGTTGATAAAGAAGTGCTGCCGGGGCCTCAGACCAGCTATGCCTCCATTGGCCAGCGGTGGGCCAATGTGGCCAATACGCCCTTCAGGTACTGGAAAATGGAATCTTTTGAAGGAGGGGTACGCACGCCAATGATCGCCTTCTGGCCGGAAGGAATAAAAGCGGAAAAAGGAAGCGTGACCAGGCAAACAGGCCATGTGATGGACTTTATGGCCACCTTCATTGATATCGCCGGGGCAGCCTACCCGGAAACCTATAATGGACAGCAGATCACGCCCCTGCAGGGAAAAAGCCTGAAACCGGTATTCGAAGGCAGGCAGCGCGAAGGGCATCCTTACTTATTCAACGAACACGAGGGAGGCCGCTATGTCCGCTCTTCGGAGTGGAAACTCGTTGCGCCGGACAGGAAAAGCCCCTGGGAATTATATCGAATGAGCGAAGACCGGACCGAAACCAATAATCTGGCGGAACAATATCCGGAAGTCGTGCAGCGCATGGACAGCCTGTGGCAGCAATGGGCCCGGGCAAACCATGTATGGTAA
- a CDS encoding NAD(P)-dependent oxidoreductase — MMKEHRKVAVIGGTGKSGSYLVKHLLKRGYRIKLLVRNPSAINVPDERIEIMQGNVEERRSIQELLREADAVISTLGLGNPPSEPTIFCRSTLNILRVMKEYGLKRYILTTGLNVDTPFDRKGEETARATEWMRSTYPVSTDSKQEEYRILSRSEADWTVVRLPIIRLNDQYSPIITSLEDCPGNHINAGDLSGFLIKQLSEREFIQKAPFIANAV; from the coding sequence ATGATGAAAGAACATAGAAAAGTAGCCGTTATTGGCGGCACAGGAAAGTCCGGAAGTTACCTTGTAAAACATCTCCTGAAACGGGGTTATCGTATAAAGCTTCTTGTAAGAAATCCCTCAGCCATTAATGTACCCGATGAGCGAATAGAGATCATGCAGGGGAATGTTGAAGAAAGGCGGTCCATACAGGAGCTTCTAAGAGAAGCGGATGCCGTGATCAGTACCCTCGGCCTGGGAAACCCTCCCAGCGAGCCCACGATTTTTTGCAGGTCAACACTTAATATTCTCCGGGTAATGAAGGAATATGGATTAAAGCGCTATATTCTTACAACCGGATTGAATGTTGACACACCTTTTGATAGAAAAGGAGAGGAAACCGCCCGGGCGACTGAGTGGATGAGATCTACTTATCCGGTTTCAACTGATAGCAAACAGGAAGAGTACCGTATTCTTTCGCGAAGCGAGGCGGATTGGACCGTGGTCAGGTTACCGATAATAAGGTTGAATGATCAGTACTCTCCGATTATTACAAGCCTGGAGGACTGCCCTGGTAACCATATAAACGCAGGTGACCTTTCGGGGTTCCTGATAAAACAGCTGTCAGAAAGGGAATTTATTCAAAAGGCGCCTTTTATAGCGAATGCTGTTTAA
- a CDS encoding erythromycin esterase family protein — MKRVLSILLFYFLLAFNVYGQDIKNYVIENTVEIESVSPIPDQYEDLEVIGGAIGDAQIVMLGEQDHGDAPTFLAKTRLIKYLHEKKGFNILAFESDFYGLTKGWDQLLKQPDSVRQFIKKNIYPLWTRSDACQYLFEEYIPETFRTEKPIQLSGFDPQLVLDYSYKYLKNDLDQYLNQTGLATELFSAAEYKNFLIALEALIAKARGKGDFNGNLHETLDNGLELIKNEQHKIGDSSYWPIVIRNLIAFNNNSNEVRDKAMSENLKFLISKKYKGEKVIVWAANTHIMKYTDKFKIKKRLSGVIWKNMGTDFTGDLSLEDKTYILGFTSRSGTAGRLWTEPFSVEPANENALENWIGQNIDYGFIDFKSYNLNSDNLEAPFLMKGPMHFYIPDRFLEIPWNLVYDGVFFIREMYPVKLEK, encoded by the coding sequence ATGAAAAGAGTTTTATCAATTCTACTTTTTTATTTCCTTCTTGCTTTCAATGTCTATGGCCAGGATATTAAAAATTATGTTATTGAAAACACGGTGGAAATTGAAAGTGTCTCTCCTATTCCTGATCAATACGAAGATTTAGAAGTCATAGGAGGCGCCATTGGCGACGCTCAAATAGTAATGCTGGGTGAACAAGATCATGGAGACGCACCAACATTTCTGGCAAAAACACGGCTGATTAAATATCTTCATGAAAAAAAGGGATTTAATATTCTCGCGTTTGAAAGTGATTTTTATGGACTTACAAAAGGCTGGGATCAGCTCCTTAAACAACCGGATTCCGTTCGCCAGTTTATAAAAAAGAATATTTACCCGCTTTGGACACGTAGTGACGCTTGCCAATATCTTTTTGAAGAATATATCCCGGAAACCTTTCGAACTGAAAAGCCAATACAATTATCAGGTTTTGATCCGCAGTTAGTGCTGGATTATTCGTATAAATATCTAAAAAATGACCTGGATCAGTATCTCAATCAAACCGGCTTAGCTACCGAATTATTTTCAGCTGCTGAGTATAAAAATTTTCTCATAGCTTTAGAAGCCCTGATAGCGAAAGCCCGGGGGAAAGGTGATTTTAACGGTAATTTGCACGAAACACTTGACAACGGGCTAGAATTAATAAAAAATGAACAGCACAAAATCGGTGACAGTTCGTATTGGCCGATAGTTATCCGGAATCTTATAGCTTTCAACAATAATTCAAATGAAGTTAGGGATAAGGCCATGTCTGAAAATCTCAAATTTTTAATAAGTAAGAAATACAAGGGTGAGAAGGTAATTGTTTGGGCAGCAAATACGCACATCATGAAGTATACCGATAAGTTTAAGATTAAAAAGCGACTTAGCGGAGTAATCTGGAAAAATATGGGTACCGATTTTACAGGAGATTTATCGTTGGAAGACAAGACCTATATACTGGGATTCACCTCCCGCTCCGGTACTGCAGGCAGGCTATGGACAGAACCATTTTCAGTAGAACCCGCCAACGAAAATGCATTGGAGAATTGGATAGGACAGAACATCGATTATGGATTCATTGATTTTAAAAGTTACAATTTGAATTCGGATAATCTTGAAGCGCCCTTTCTGATGAAGGGACCCATGCACTTTTATATTCCCGATAGGTTCCTAGAAATCCCCTGGAATTTAGTATATGACGGAGTTTTCTTTATAAGGGAAATGTATCCTGTTAAATTGGAAAAGTGA
- a CDS encoding HlyD family secretion protein, protein MKYILAFTVLLFASCGNKNDYDASGHFEADEVIVSAQQSGELLSFNVREGDTLSAGAIVGQIDVTLSRLQKQQVEASIAALKQKTSSPEEQTELIRKELAVQQAELEHQRRERRRTANLVKADAATRKQLDDMDALIEKLEKQISATRQQIALSKSNTATQNRSILAEQAPLEARVRQAQEQITRGQIVNPISGMVLTKYALKGELTDIGRPLYKIADTDTLNLKAYVTGDQLAEIKPGQQVTVRIDQSDKEYKTYPGIIAWIAAKSEFTPKTIQTKDERASLVYALKVRVKNDGYLKIGMYGEVLWDESR, encoded by the coding sequence ATGAAATATATACTTGCATTTACGGTCTTATTATTCGCATCCTGCGGCAACAAGAACGATTACGATGCTTCAGGCCATTTCGAAGCCGACGAGGTGATCGTTTCCGCACAGCAAAGCGGTGAACTCCTGTCTTTTAATGTACGGGAAGGCGACACACTCAGCGCGGGGGCTATTGTGGGCCAGATTGATGTCACTCTTTCCAGGCTGCAAAAGCAACAGGTAGAGGCGTCAATTGCCGCTCTCAAACAGAAAACCAGCAGCCCGGAAGAACAAACCGAGCTGATCAGAAAAGAGCTTGCCGTGCAGCAGGCTGAACTGGAACACCAGCGCCGGGAACGCCGGCGAACAGCCAACCTGGTAAAAGCAGATGCGGCCACGCGCAAACAACTGGATGACATGGATGCGCTGATTGAAAAGCTGGAAAAGCAAATTTCAGCAACCAGGCAGCAGATAGCCTTAAGCAAATCCAATACAGCTACGCAAAACAGGAGTATACTCGCCGAGCAGGCTCCCCTGGAAGCAAGAGTCAGGCAGGCACAGGAACAAATAACCCGCGGGCAGATCGTCAACCCTATTTCAGGCATGGTATTGACAAAATACGCCCTGAAAGGAGAGCTAACCGACATAGGCCGGCCCTTGTATAAAATCGCGGATACCGATACCCTTAACCTGAAGGCCTATGTGACCGGCGATCAGCTCGCGGAAATAAAACCGGGGCAGCAGGTGACTGTAAGGATTGATCAAAGCGATAAGGAATATAAAACCTATCCTGGAATTATTGCCTGGATCGCCGCTAAATCAGAGTTTACGCCAAAGACCATCCAGACAAAAGATGAACGCGCCAGCCTCGTATATGCTCTTAAAGTAAGAGTTAAAAACGATGGTTACCTGAAAATCGGCATGTATGGGGAAGTGCTTTGGGACGAATCCCGCTAA
- a CDS encoding BlaI/MecI/CopY family transcriptional regulator encodes MSNLTKTEEQIMKHLWKLEKGYMKDLVEAFPDPKPAYTTIATILTRMIGKGYVGFTQHGKVREYFPKLKKAGYFKDHVNQLIKNFFDDSTAQFASFFASKADLSVEELEELKDLIEHRIEKKKQ; translated from the coding sequence ATGAGCAATCTCACTAAAACCGAAGAGCAGATCATGAAGCATCTCTGGAAGCTTGAAAAGGGGTATATGAAAGATCTGGTCGAAGCGTTTCCGGATCCGAAGCCGGCATATACGACCATTGCCACTATTCTTACGCGAATGATCGGCAAGGGATATGTAGGCTTTACACAGCATGGCAAAGTACGGGAATACTTTCCGAAGCTAAAAAAGGCGGGATATTTCAAAGACCATGTAAACCAGCTCATCAAAAACTTCTTCGACGATTCTACGGCCCAGTTCGCGTCTTTCTTTGCCTCGAAGGCAGACCTTTCGGTAGAAGAGCTGGAGGAGCTGAAGGACCTTATTGAACATCGGATCGAAAAGAAAAAACAATGA
- a CDS encoding TolC family protein encodes MSQPAGLTNVPMTRGQQLSGPADGQQPSRPGTRQQPSGPADGPLTLEECHALARENYPLIKKLDLISKSSTYSLANASRLYLPQLSISGQASYQSGTVNFSDALGGALPPGVSVPSLSKDQYKITAEVNQTLYDGGAISNRRAAIKAGDALEKQQVEVALHALNERVNQVYFSILLMEEQLRQNETRKADLESSAQKVAAALKYGTAFLSNLDEIKAEIINANMASIQFHSNRKAYLHMLGLLIDRELGDSTRLTMPAAAVPEPVINRPELELYQLQKDLLEVEEKKLRTAYRPKLSAFFQGAYGRPTLNFIADDFSPWYITGARLTWNFGSLYTLKNDKRNLEIRRKTIDLEKETFLLNTHLSMRQENEEIRKYRELIAEDEKAIKLRASVRKAAEAQLENGVITTHDYINQLNAENLARQTLILHKIRLLQAQYNYRHTTGN; translated from the coding sequence ATGAGCCAGCCTGCAGGGCTCACCAACGTTCCAATGACTCGCGGACAGCAACTGTCTGGCCCGGCGGACGGGCAGCAGCCCTCTCGCCCGGGGACCAGGCAGCAGCCATCTGGCCCGGCAGACGGGCCGCTTACGCTCGAAGAATGTCATGCGCTGGCCCGGGAAAATTACCCGCTTATAAAAAAGCTGGATTTGATCAGCAAAAGCAGTACGTATTCCCTGGCCAATGCCTCCCGCCTGTATCTCCCGCAGCTCAGTATCAGCGGCCAGGCCAGCTACCAGTCCGGAACCGTTAATTTTTCCGATGCGCTTGGAGGCGCATTACCGCCCGGCGTCAGCGTTCCCTCGCTCAGTAAAGACCAGTATAAAATAACCGCAGAGGTAAATCAGACACTTTACGACGGGGGAGCCATCAGTAACCGGCGGGCTGCGATAAAGGCTGGCGATGCACTTGAAAAACAGCAGGTGGAGGTAGCGCTTCATGCACTGAACGAACGCGTAAACCAGGTTTATTTTTCGATCCTGCTTATGGAAGAACAGCTCAGGCAAAACGAGACGCGGAAAGCGGACCTGGAAAGTTCTGCCCAAAAAGTCGCAGCAGCCCTGAAATACGGAACGGCCTTCCTGAGCAATCTGGACGAGATAAAAGCCGAAATTATTAATGCAAACATGGCCAGCATTCAGTTCCACAGCAACCGGAAGGCATACCTTCACATGCTGGGCCTCCTCATTGACAGGGAGCTGGGGGACAGCACCAGGCTGACAATGCCTGCGGCGGCAGTCCCGGAACCCGTTATTAACCGGCCCGAACTGGAACTTTACCAGCTTCAAAAGGACCTGCTGGAGGTGGAAGAAAAGAAATTGCGAACAGCTTACCGGCCGAAGCTGAGCGCCTTTTTCCAGGGCGCCTATGGCAGGCCTACCCTGAACTTCATAGCGGATGATTTCAGCCCCTGGTATATTACGGGCGCCCGCCTGACCTGGAACTTCGGCAGTCTTTATACCTTAAAGAACGACAAGCGGAACCTGGAGATCAGGCGTAAGACGATAGATCTTGAGAAGGAAACCTTCCTGCTTAATACCCACCTTTCCATGCGGCAGGAAAATGAAGAAATAAGAAAATACCGCGAGTTGATAGCAGAGGATGAAAAAGCCATAAAACTGCGCGCTTCGGTAAGGAAGGCAGCGGAAGCCCAGCTGGAGAACGGGGTTATCACCACGCATGATTACATTAACCAATTAAACGCGGAAAACCTAGCAAGGCAAACCCTGATCCTGCATAAGATCCGCCTGCTGCAAGCTCAATACAATTACAGGCATACTACAGGCAACTAA